The following are encoded together in the Serratia odorifera genome:
- the repA gene encoding plasmid replication initiator RepA: protein MQGVVDNRSTIQQATSARSRGCYVSNPFPSYQPPKAGAKKPALIRALVTAARENQPARHEAWYTTPRVQQKTGLTRPVFKRMNEHRARAINALMVAMSDRLNIVTGKVEASVEQLSDWCGLSTGSGDKKSISRASRAITTLEELGALACERAWDEASRSHIPKIIWVTELFFVLIGYELGKYQAAQNQQLAWMNQGLIKQGETPITLTEARRRAKEQHIKRAFEHRARHHAFKQQRRQAQKLLQMERQQARTEILNGLIKMYSKDELEAMGHLELKRQVDQRYHALRKLATTAPPDTP from the coding sequence GTGCAGGGAGTGGTGGATAACCGCTCAACTATCCAACAAGCGACATCAGCCCGTTCCCGGGGCTGCTACGTCAGCAACCCTTTTCCCTCCTATCAGCCCCCGAAGGCTGGTGCGAAAAAACCTGCCCTTATCCGGGCGCTGGTGACTGCTGCCCGTGAGAATCAGCCTGCCAGACATGAAGCCTGGTACACCACACCACGCGTCCAGCAGAAAACCGGACTGACGCGGCCGGTCTTTAAACGTATGAATGAACACCGGGCCAGAGCGATCAATGCGCTGATGGTGGCGATGTCCGATCGTCTGAATATTGTGACCGGCAAGGTTGAGGCCAGCGTTGAACAGCTTTCCGACTGGTGTGGGTTGTCGACCGGTAGTGGTGACAAGAAAAGTATCTCACGCGCCAGCCGGGCGATCACCACGCTGGAAGAATTGGGTGCCCTCGCCTGTGAACGTGCCTGGGATGAAGCCAGCCGCTCCCACATTCCCAAAATCATCTGGGTAACCGAGCTGTTCTTTGTCCTGATCGGTTACGAGCTGGGCAAGTATCAGGCGGCGCAGAATCAGCAGCTGGCGTGGATGAACCAGGGTTTGATTAAGCAGGGGGAAACCCCGATAACTCTGACAGAGGCCCGCCGACGTGCCAAAGAGCAGCATATCAAACGCGCCTTTGAGCACCGTGCGCGTCACCACGCTTTCAAACAACAGCGCCGGCAGGCGCAAAAACTGCTGCAGATGGAACGCCAGCAGGCCCGCACTGAAATTCTTAATGGTTTGATAAAGATGTACAGCAAGGATGAGCTGGAGGCCATGGGCCACCTGGAGCTAAAACGGCAGGTAGACCAGCGTTATCATGCCTTGCGTAAACTGGCCACGACAGCTCCGCCAGATACACCCTAA
- a CDS encoding replication regulatory protein RepA has product MSQAVNAVTSSSKTQRAYRKGSPMSDSERQQAAVARKRATHKEVKIFVRNSLKHRLVEMCEADGVTQAEMIEKWIELEYQSRSISL; this is encoded by the coding sequence ATGTCACAGGCCGTAAACGCAGTTACTTCCTCATCGAAAACGCAACGAGCCTACCGGAAAGGCAGTCCTATGTCTGACTCTGAGAGGCAGCAAGCGGCTGTAGCACGTAAGCGTGCAACGCATAAAGAAGTTAAGATTTTCGTCCGTAACTCGCTGAAGCACCGATTAGTGGAAATGTGTGAAGCCGATGGAGTGACGCAGGCGGAAATGATCGAGAAATGGATCGAACTAGAGTATCAAAGTAGATCAATATCTCTGTGA
- a CDS encoding phospholipase D family protein, giving the protein MMRTSLKAWCLVATLAVAPCAMAAPSVQVGFSPEGSALQLVLDTLNDARNSIRLMGYSFTSPEVAKALTSAKRRGVDVKVVLDAKGNQNKASQAAMNLLVNAGIPVRTVDNFKIMHDKLIITDQVNVETGSFNFSRAAARSNSENALVLRDMPGVAQTYLAHWQSRWDIGKEWRSSY; this is encoded by the coding sequence ATGATGCGGACCTCGCTGAAAGCCTGGTGTCTGGTCGCGACGTTGGCAGTGGCTCCGTGTGCCATGGCGGCGCCCTCGGTGCAGGTGGGGTTCTCACCTGAAGGCAGCGCCCTGCAGCTGGTGCTGGATACGCTCAATGATGCCCGGAACAGTATCCGGCTGATGGGGTATTCATTCACCTCCCCTGAGGTGGCGAAGGCACTGACGAGCGCCAAGCGCCGGGGCGTCGATGTGAAAGTGGTGCTGGACGCGAAGGGAAACCAGAACAAGGCCAGCCAGGCGGCGATGAATTTACTGGTCAATGCCGGCATTCCGGTTCGTACCGTCGATAACTTTAAGATAATGCACGACAAACTGATCATCACCGACCAGGTGAATGTCGAGACCGGGTCATTCAACTTTAGCCGTGCAGCAGCGCGGTCCAATTCAGAAAATGCGCTGGTGCTGCGTGATATGCCTGGCGTGGCACAAACCTACCTGGCGCACTGGCAATCGCGCTGGGATATCGGAAAGGAGTGGCGTTCGTCGTATTGA